A single genomic interval of Microbacterium sp. zg-Y1090 harbors:
- a CDS encoding acyl-CoA dehydrogenase family protein gives MNLDLTPQQQQFAAEVRQWLEENVPATPLPSMDTEAGFAAHREWEATLADGRWSVVSWPEQYGGRDADLVEWVLFEEEYYRAGAPTRVAQNGISLLAPILFQHGTPQQQERYLRSMTDGSLIWAQAWSEPGAGSDLAAIRSTARRDDARGGWVLNGQKIWSSRAVWADRGFGLFRSDPEAQRHRGLTYYLFPLDAEGITVRPIAQLDGTTGFAEIFFDDVFVPDEDVLGAPGDGWRVAMSTAGNERGLSLRAPGRFLAAAQRLLDLHDARPDVREVDAVVDAWIGAEAYRLFTWQTVSAVQQGHEVGAEGSINKVFWSELDLQIHESALRLLGADAELRGAGAVDDGRWAEDYLFSLAGPIYAGTNEVQRNIIAERILGLPRGADGRRA, from the coding sequence GTGAACCTCGATCTGACACCGCAGCAGCAGCAGTTCGCCGCAGAGGTGCGGCAGTGGCTGGAGGAGAACGTTCCGGCCACACCCCTGCCCTCCATGGACACCGAGGCCGGGTTCGCCGCGCACCGGGAATGGGAGGCGACGCTCGCCGACGGCCGCTGGTCGGTCGTCTCCTGGCCCGAACAGTACGGCGGGCGGGATGCGGACCTGGTGGAGTGGGTGCTCTTCGAGGAGGAGTACTACCGCGCCGGCGCACCCACCAGGGTGGCTCAGAACGGCATCTCCCTGCTGGCGCCCATCCTCTTCCAGCACGGCACCCCGCAGCAGCAGGAGCGGTACCTGCGCTCGATGACGGACGGATCGCTCATCTGGGCACAGGCCTGGTCCGAGCCGGGCGCGGGGAGCGATCTGGCGGCCATCCGCAGCACCGCCCGTCGCGACGACGCCCGCGGCGGATGGGTGCTCAACGGGCAGAAGATCTGGAGCTCGCGCGCCGTGTGGGCGGACCGCGGCTTCGGCCTGTTCCGCTCCGATCCCGAGGCGCAGCGCCACCGAGGGCTCACCTATTACCTCTTCCCCCTCGATGCCGAGGGCATCACAGTGCGGCCGATCGCCCAGCTGGATGGGACGACGGGATTCGCCGAGATCTTCTTCGATGACGTCTTCGTACCCGATGAGGACGTCCTCGGGGCGCCCGGCGATGGCTGGCGCGTCGCGATGAGCACCGCCGGCAACGAGCGCGGGCTGTCCCTGCGCGCTCCCGGCCGGTTCCTCGCGGCTGCCCAGCGCCTGCTCGACCTGCACGACGCCCGGCCCGATGTCCGGGAGGTCGACGCGGTCGTGGATGCCTGGATCGGCGCGGAGGCCTACCGGCTGTTCACCTGGCAGACCGTCAGCGCCGTGCAGCAAGGCCACGAGGTCGGCGCGGAGGGCAGCATCAACAAGGTGTTCTGGTCCGAGCTGGACCTGCAGATCCACGAGTCGGCCCTGCGGCTGCTCGGCGCCGACGCCGAACTGCGCGGCGCAGGCGCCGTGGACGACGGCCGCTGGGCGGAGGACTACCTCTTCTCCCTCGCCGGCCCCATCTACGCGGGCACCAACGAGGTGCAGCGCAACATCATCGCCGAGCGCATCCTGGGACTCCCGCGCGGCGCGGACGGAAGGCGAGCCTGA
- a CDS encoding SDR family NAD(P)-dependent oxidoreductase, whose translation MSATQIIDLSGKVVVITGAAGGQGRSHARLLHEVGARLVLTDLDPDAVREAAAEFGDDAVGLRHDVTSHGDWSAVVEAAAERFGRIDVLVNNAGFCPVGPLEEADERTIRLTLDVNLIGPMLGIRAVLPLMKATGGSIINISSTAGVAGYENRVAYSASKWGLRGVSRSAARELAPHGIRVNTICPGAVDTPMISEDTREGRGFISRIPIPRAGRPEEVSRLVAFLAGDASSYCTGQDFIIDGGQVA comes from the coding sequence ATGAGCGCAACGCAGATCATCGATCTCAGCGGCAAGGTCGTCGTCATCACCGGGGCCGCCGGCGGACAGGGCAGGTCGCACGCCCGTCTCCTGCACGAGGTCGGAGCGCGGCTGGTGCTCACCGACCTCGACCCCGACGCCGTCCGCGAGGCCGCAGCGGAGTTCGGCGACGACGCCGTCGGGCTGCGGCACGACGTCACGTCGCACGGCGATTGGAGCGCCGTGGTCGAAGCGGCCGCTGAGCGCTTCGGGCGCATCGATGTCCTGGTCAACAATGCGGGCTTCTGCCCGGTCGGACCGCTGGAGGAGGCGGACGAGCGCACGATCCGGCTCACGCTGGACGTCAACCTGATCGGTCCCATGCTCGGCATCCGGGCGGTGCTACCGCTGATGAAGGCCACCGGGGGGTCGATCATCAACATCTCCTCGACGGCAGGCGTCGCCGGCTATGAGAACCGGGTGGCCTACTCGGCCTCGAAGTGGGGGCTGCGCGGAGTGTCCCGCTCGGCGGCGCGCGAGCTGGCACCCCACGGCATCCGCGTCAACACGATCTGCCCCGGGGCGGTGGACACTCCGATGATCTCGGAGGACACCCGTGAAGGCAGGGGCTTCATCTCGCGCATCCCCATCCCTCGGGCGGGGCGGCCGGAGGAGGTCTCGCGGCTGGTGGCCTTCCTCGCGGGCGATGCCAGCAGCTACTGCACGGGGCAGGACTTCATCATCGACGGCGGCCAGGTGGCCTGA
- a CDS encoding acyl-CoA dehydrogenase family protein, which yields MGATQTVADEDFRAEIRRWLELNLVGRFAHLRGKGGSGKEHEEFEARRDWNRHMADAGWTCVAWPEEFGGRGLSLAQQVIFHEEYARADAPARVNHLGEELLGPTLIAHGTPEQRARFLPKILAVEELWCQGYSEPGAGSDLANVATKALREGDEWVVNGQKVWTSLAQQAQWCFVIARTVPGSVRHAGLSYLLVPMDQPGVEVRPIVQLTGTSEFNEVFFDDARTDADMVVGAEGDGFRVAMATLGFERGVSTLAQQIAFRRELDAVIATARRTGAAEDPVLRDRLAKAHMELEVIRQHALRTLGGEQGHQASVAKLLWSQWHRSLGELAMAVSGPEGLTVGDGYGLTDLQTLYLFSRADTLYGGSDEIQRNIIAERVLGLPREARP from the coding sequence ATGGGCGCGACTCAGACCGTAGCCGACGAGGATTTCCGTGCGGAGATCCGTCGGTGGCTCGAGCTCAACCTCGTCGGGCGCTTCGCCCACCTGCGCGGCAAAGGCGGCTCCGGAAAAGAGCATGAGGAGTTCGAGGCGCGCCGGGACTGGAACCGCCATATGGCGGACGCCGGCTGGACATGCGTCGCGTGGCCGGAGGAGTTCGGCGGCCGTGGGCTGAGCCTGGCTCAGCAGGTCATCTTCCATGAGGAGTACGCCAGGGCCGACGCGCCGGCCCGCGTGAACCACCTCGGCGAGGAGCTGCTCGGCCCCACGCTCATCGCACACGGCACCCCGGAGCAGCGGGCGCGATTCCTGCCGAAGATCCTCGCCGTCGAGGAACTCTGGTGCCAGGGGTACTCGGAGCCCGGGGCGGGATCGGACCTCGCGAACGTCGCGACGAAGGCCCTGCGCGAGGGGGACGAGTGGGTCGTCAACGGCCAGAAGGTGTGGACGTCCCTCGCGCAGCAAGCGCAGTGGTGCTTCGTGATCGCGCGCACCGTGCCGGGGTCCGTCCGCCATGCCGGCCTGTCCTACCTGCTCGTGCCGATGGACCAGCCGGGCGTCGAAGTGCGCCCCATCGTGCAGCTGACCGGGACGAGCGAGTTCAACGAGGTCTTCTTCGACGACGCCCGCACGGATGCCGACATGGTCGTCGGCGCGGAGGGCGACGGGTTCCGCGTCGCCATGGCGACGCTGGGCTTCGAGCGCGGCGTGTCCACCCTCGCCCAGCAGATCGCCTTCCGCCGCGAGCTCGATGCCGTCATCGCGACCGCCCGCCGCACGGGCGCGGCCGAAGACCCTGTGCTACGGGACCGCCTGGCGAAAGCGCACATGGAGCTGGAGGTGATCCGCCAGCACGCACTGCGCACGCTCGGCGGAGAGCAGGGCCACCAGGCGTCGGTGGCGAAGCTGCTGTGGTCGCAATGGCACCGCTCGCTGGGTGAACTGGCGATGGCCGTGTCGGGGCCGGAGGGCCTCACAGTCGGCGACGGCTACGGGTTGACCGACCTGCAGACCCTCTACCTCTTCAGCCGCGCGGACACGCTCTACGGCGGCTCCGACGAGATCCAGCGCAACATCATCGCCGAGCGCGTGCTCGGCCTACCCCGAGAGGCACGTCCATGA
- a CDS encoding NAD(P)H-dependent flavin oxidoreductase: MTTTPMISTALTELTGVDHPIVQTGMGWVAGARLVSASAEAGALGILASATMTAQELEAQIIEVKERTSRPFGVNLRADAGDAAERVELLIRHQVKVASFALAPRRELIDRLKDNGIVVIPSIGAVRHAEKVASWGADAVMVQGGEGGGHTGAVPTSILLPSVVSAVDIPVIAAGGFHDGRGLAAALAYGAVGVGMGTRFLLTSDSSVPDAIKQRYLGFGLDGTVVTTKADGMPHRLLRTEYIEQLESRGAVGRLLPTLKRSLAFKRMSGLTWRALIGDGLAMRKAGERSWTQMAQAANTPMLLKAGLVDGDTRAGMLAAGQVVGLIDDLPSCEELVDRIVRDAVHHLRAAAARVIA; the protein is encoded by the coding sequence ATGACGACCACCCCGATGATCTCCACGGCGCTCACCGAACTGACGGGGGTCGATCACCCGATCGTCCAGACGGGAATGGGCTGGGTCGCCGGCGCACGCCTGGTGTCGGCATCCGCCGAGGCCGGCGCGCTCGGCATCCTGGCGTCGGCCACCATGACCGCGCAGGAGCTGGAGGCCCAGATCATCGAGGTCAAGGAGCGCACCTCCCGGCCTTTCGGTGTGAATCTGCGCGCCGACGCCGGCGACGCCGCCGAGCGCGTGGAGCTGCTCATCCGCCACCAGGTGAAGGTCGCGAGCTTCGCGCTGGCGCCCAGGCGGGAGCTGATCGACCGGCTCAAGGACAACGGCATCGTCGTCATCCCCTCGATCGGGGCCGTGCGCCACGCCGAGAAGGTGGCCTCCTGGGGTGCCGATGCGGTGATGGTCCAGGGCGGCGAAGGCGGCGGCCACACCGGCGCCGTGCCGACGTCGATCCTGCTCCCCTCGGTGGTGTCGGCCGTGGACATCCCGGTGATCGCCGCCGGCGGGTTCCACGACGGCCGCGGACTCGCGGCAGCGCTCGCGTACGGCGCGGTGGGCGTGGGCATGGGCACGCGCTTCCTGCTCACCAGCGACAGCTCCGTCCCCGATGCCATCAAGCAGCGCTATCTCGGCTTCGGGCTCGACGGCACGGTGGTGACCACGAAGGCCGACGGGATGCCGCATCGCCTCCTGCGCACGGAGTACATCGAGCAGCTCGAGAGCCGTGGAGCTGTGGGTCGGCTGCTGCCGACTCTGAAGCGCTCGCTCGCGTTCAAGCGCATGTCGGGACTCACCTGGCGCGCGCTGATCGGTGACGGACTGGCGATGCGCAAGGCGGGCGAGCGCAGCTGGACCCAGATGGCCCAGGCCGCCAACACCCCCATGCTGCTCAAGGCCGGCCTCGTGGACGGCGACACCCGCGCCGGCATGCTCGCCGCCGGCCAGGTCGTGGGGCTCATCGACGACCTGCCCAGCTGCGAGGAGCTGGTGGACCGCATCGTGCGCGACGCGGTCCACCACCTGCGCGCGGCCGCGGCTCGCGTCATCGCGTGA
- a CDS encoding VOC family protein produces the protein MTRLHHVGITVSDAGRAAAFYAAATEGTVIGPLVKSGPAVEAAVGHPGVEVVLTFVEGQDGVFIELAEYRHAPARAIDPDTAHVAAAHPAIVVDDLEAALARVAVLGYSPLSATMTATQGPMEGYRYVYVLGPDSVRVELLQEPH, from the coding sequence ATGACACGTCTGCATCACGTGGGGATCACCGTCAGCGACGCCGGCCGGGCGGCCGCGTTCTATGCGGCCGCGACCGAGGGCACCGTGATCGGCCCGCTCGTCAAGAGCGGTCCGGCCGTCGAGGCCGCGGTCGGCCATCCCGGGGTCGAGGTGGTGCTCACGTTCGTGGAGGGCCAGGACGGGGTCTTCATCGAGCTGGCGGAGTATCGCCACGCCCCCGCCCGCGCCATCGACCCCGACACCGCACATGTGGCTGCCGCGCACCCGGCGATCGTCGTCGACGACCTGGAAGCCGCGCTGGCGCGCGTCGCCGTCCTCGGCTACTCGCCACTCTCCGCGACGATGACGGCGACCCAGGGTCCGATGGAGGGCTACCGCTACGTGTACGTGCTCGGACCCGATAGCGTGCGCGTCGAGCTGCTGCAAGAACCTCACTGA
- a CDS encoding acyl-CoA dehydrogenase family protein, translated as MALHLSDEQQELISLLQDVLAQRADSAATRRVLDSGHGFDEELWTLLCGEIGVASLAIPEQYGGAGYTVEETQLVLEELGYSLAPSPFLGSVSICAQAILLSGDEDAAARLLPAIADGTTIAALGWADAVGRWNPSSASVDATPGDTWRLNGDVPLVLEGETAGILVVIARTPEGPRLFEVLDAAAVPRTATPAMDLTLRVATLHLRDAAARPLGHGGSSVLDELHAVALTAVAAVQAGTARRALDMTVEYAKQRVQFGRPIGSFQAIKHRLADMHVRAETARTAARAAARALADGDGQRHELAATAKATCSDALELIASETVQLHGGIAITWEHDAHLVFKRSHALGQLFGTAQEQRARLADALLAVS; from the coding sequence GTGGCACTTCACCTCAGCGACGAGCAGCAGGAGCTCATCAGCCTCCTGCAGGACGTGCTTGCCCAGCGCGCGGACAGCGCCGCGACACGACGGGTCCTCGACAGCGGCCACGGCTTCGACGAGGAACTCTGGACGCTGCTGTGCGGCGAGATCGGGGTCGCCTCGTTGGCCATCCCCGAGCAGTACGGCGGCGCCGGGTACACCGTCGAGGAGACGCAGCTCGTGCTGGAGGAGCTGGGCTACTCCCTCGCACCCTCGCCGTTCCTCGGCTCGGTGAGCATCTGCGCCCAGGCGATCCTGCTCAGCGGCGACGAGGATGCCGCGGCGAGACTCCTGCCGGCGATCGCCGACGGGACGACCATCGCGGCGCTCGGCTGGGCCGATGCCGTCGGCCGGTGGAACCCGTCGAGTGCGTCGGTCGACGCCACGCCCGGCGATACCTGGCGGCTGAACGGTGACGTTCCGCTGGTGCTCGAGGGGGAGACAGCAGGCATCCTCGTCGTCATCGCCCGCACGCCCGAGGGGCCGCGGCTGTTCGAGGTGCTCGATGCCGCCGCCGTGCCACGCACCGCCACGCCCGCGATGGACCTGACCCTGCGCGTCGCGACGCTGCATCTGCGCGACGCCGCCGCCCGCCCGCTCGGGCACGGCGGCTCGTCGGTGCTCGACGAGCTGCACGCGGTCGCTCTCACCGCGGTGGCGGCGGTGCAGGCCGGAACCGCGCGCCGCGCGCTGGATATGACGGTGGAGTACGCGAAGCAGCGCGTGCAGTTCGGCCGCCCGATCGGCTCGTTCCAGGCCATCAAGCACCGCCTGGCCGACATGCATGTGCGGGCAGAGACGGCACGCACCGCGGCCCGCGCGGCCGCGCGAGCGCTCGCCGACGGCGACGGGCAGCGGCATGAGCTCGCCGCGACAGCCAAGGCGACGTGCTCGGACGCGCTCGAGCTGATCGCGTCCGAGACGGTGCAGCTGCACGGCGGCATCGCCATCACCTGGGAGCACGACGCGCACCTGGTGTTCAAGCGCTCGCACGCTCTCGGTCAGCTGTTCGGCACCGCGCAGGAGCAGCGCGCCCGCCTGGCCGACGCGCTGCTAGCGGTGTCCTGA
- a CDS encoding enoyl-CoA hydratase has protein sequence MTSDPTAEVVTYELHGSTAIIRLNRPRYRNAQNSKVTYALDAAFVRAVDDPAVAVIVLGGHGDHFCAGHDIGTPERDIDESFARKAVIWWDHVGAPGVDGRLARESEVYLGMCRRWREIPKPVIAMVQGACIAGGLMLAWSCDFIVAADDAFFQDPVVTMGIPGVEYFAHPWVTNPRAAKEMLFTGDRVPAARARELGMVNHVVPRAELEERTLELAERISRMPRLGLALAKKAVNQAEDLQGMRAGMDSVFGLHHAAHAHNAEVGGDSLGGVGVKAIRDEAKA, from the coding sequence ATGACCAGCGATCCCACCGCCGAGGTGGTCACCTATGAGCTGCACGGGTCCACGGCGATCATCCGGCTGAACCGGCCCCGGTACCGCAACGCGCAGAACTCGAAGGTCACCTACGCGCTGGACGCCGCGTTCGTGCGCGCCGTGGACGATCCCGCTGTGGCGGTCATCGTACTGGGCGGGCACGGCGACCACTTCTGCGCGGGCCACGACATCGGCACGCCCGAGCGCGACATCGACGAGAGCTTCGCACGCAAAGCCGTCATCTGGTGGGATCACGTCGGAGCCCCCGGCGTGGACGGACGCCTCGCCCGTGAGTCCGAGGTCTACCTCGGCATGTGCCGGCGATGGCGCGAGATCCCCAAACCGGTCATCGCGATGGTGCAGGGCGCGTGCATCGCCGGCGGGCTCATGCTCGCGTGGTCCTGCGACTTCATCGTCGCCGCGGACGACGCCTTCTTCCAGGACCCGGTCGTGACGATGGGGATCCCCGGCGTCGAGTACTTCGCGCACCCCTGGGTGACGAATCCGCGCGCCGCGAAGGAGATGCTCTTCACGGGAGACCGCGTCCCCGCGGCCCGTGCCCGCGAGCTGGGAATGGTCAACCACGTCGTGCCGCGCGCCGAGCTCGAGGAGCGCACCCTCGAGCTCGCAGAGCGCATCTCGCGCATGCCGCGCCTGGGTCTCGCCCTGGCGAAGAAGGCCGTGAATCAGGCCGAGGACCTGCAGGGCATGCGGGCGGGCATGGATTCGGTGTTCGGCCTGCATCACGCCGCACACGCGCACAACGCGGAGGTCGGCGGCGACTCGCTCGGCGGCGTCGGCGTGAAGGCGATCCGAGACGAGGCCAAGGCGTGA
- a CDS encoding acetyl-CoA C-acetyltransferase → MTTAYIVEAVRTPVGKRGGSLAGIHSADLAAHSLRALVERAGIDPGAVDDVILGCTDTLGSQAGNIARTAWLVAGFPEHVPGVTIDRQCGSSQQAVHFAAQAVMSGTNDLVIAGGVQNMSAIPISAAMVAGAEYGFTTPFAESPGWLARYGDQEISQFRAAEMIAARWGIGREQMEQFALESHRRAAAAADEGRFAREIAPIAGLAADEGPRRDTSLERMAGLPVLVEGGRITAAVASQLSDASSAVLVASERAVQAHGLTPRARVHHLSVRGADPAWMLTAPIPATAHALDKAGMTVDDIDLFEVNEAFASVVLAWMQETGVERERVNVNGGGIALGHPIGATGTRLMTTMLHELERTGGRYGLQTMCEGGGVANVTIIERL, encoded by the coding sequence ATGACAACCGCCTACATCGTCGAGGCCGTCCGCACTCCCGTCGGGAAGCGCGGCGGCTCCCTCGCCGGCATCCACTCCGCCGATCTCGCCGCGCACTCGCTGCGTGCGCTCGTGGAACGTGCGGGCATCGACCCGGGGGCCGTCGACGACGTCATCCTCGGCTGCACTGACACCCTCGGCTCGCAGGCGGGCAACATCGCGCGCACGGCGTGGCTCGTCGCCGGGTTCCCGGAGCACGTCCCCGGCGTCACGATCGACCGGCAGTGCGGGTCGAGCCAGCAGGCGGTGCACTTCGCGGCGCAGGCCGTGATGAGCGGCACCAACGACCTCGTGATCGCGGGCGGCGTGCAGAACATGTCCGCCATCCCGATCTCGGCCGCGATGGTCGCGGGGGCGGAGTACGGGTTCACCACGCCCTTCGCCGAGTCGCCCGGGTGGCTGGCGCGCTACGGCGATCAGGAGATCTCCCAGTTCCGCGCGGCCGAGATGATCGCCGCGCGCTGGGGCATCGGCCGTGAGCAGATGGAGCAGTTCGCGCTGGAGAGTCACCGACGTGCCGCCGCCGCAGCCGACGAGGGACGGTTCGCCCGGGAGATCGCGCCGATCGCGGGCCTCGCCGCTGACGAAGGCCCGCGCCGCGACACGTCGCTGGAGCGGATGGCCGGCCTGCCCGTGCTGGTGGAGGGAGGGCGGATCACCGCCGCCGTCGCCTCGCAGCTTTCCGATGCCTCCAGCGCGGTGCTGGTTGCCTCGGAGCGGGCGGTGCAGGCGCACGGGCTGACCCCGCGTGCCCGCGTGCATCATCTTTCGGTGCGCGGCGCGGATCCGGCGTGGATGCTCACCGCTCCCATCCCGGCCACCGCCCACGCCCTGGACAAGGCGGGGATGACCGTCGACGACATCGACCTGTTCGAGGTGAACGAGGCGTTCGCGTCGGTCGTGCTGGCGTGGATGCAGGAGACCGGCGTCGAGCGCGAGCGGGTGAACGTCAACGGGGGTGGGATCGCCCTGGGTCACCCCATCGGAGCGACCGGGACGCGCCTGATGACGACGATGCTGCACGAGCTGGAGCGCACCGGAGGCCGCTACGGACTGCAGACGATGTGCGAGGGCGGCGGCGTCGCGAACGTCACCATCATCGAGCGGCTCTGA
- a CDS encoding gamma carbonic anhydrase family protein, with protein MPVYAFDGVVPVVDPTAFVHETASLIGDVIVGPGCYVGPFASARGDFGRIVIGDGSNVQDGCVLHAFPGVDAVLEPNSHVGHGATLHGCRIGSYALIGIGAVVLDGAVVGENALVGAGAVVTAGQVIPARSMALGCPAKVTGGLDDDAVEWKRNGVRLYQELARRSRLTLHRADPLAQVEPDRTRVQWSADAAHPLHIARSGHR; from the coding sequence ATGCCCGTCTATGCGTTCGACGGCGTCGTGCCGGTCGTGGATCCCACGGCCTTCGTCCACGAGACGGCGAGCCTCATCGGCGACGTCATCGTCGGGCCGGGATGCTACGTGGGTCCGTTCGCGAGCGCGCGCGGGGATTTCGGGCGCATCGTGATCGGCGATGGCTCGAACGTGCAGGATGGCTGCGTGCTCCACGCGTTCCCCGGCGTGGACGCCGTCCTCGAGCCCAACAGCCACGTCGGCCACGGCGCGACGCTGCACGGTTGCCGGATCGGGTCCTACGCGCTCATCGGCATCGGCGCCGTGGTCCTGGACGGTGCGGTGGTCGGCGAGAACGCCCTGGTGGGGGCCGGAGCGGTCGTCACGGCCGGGCAGGTGATCCCCGCCCGCAGCATGGCGCTGGGGTGCCCGGCCAAGGTGACGGGCGGCCTGGACGACGACGCGGTGGAATGGAAGCGCAACGGCGTGCGGCTGTATCAGGAGCTCGCTCGGCGCAGCCGGCTGACGCTCCATCGGGCCGACCCGCTCGCGCAGGTCGAGCCCGACCGGACCCGCGTCCAGTGGAGCGCGGATGCCGCGCACCCGCTGCACATCGCTCGCTCAGGACACCGCTAG
- a CDS encoding SDR family oxidoreductase, whose translation MSASAPPPYVPGHELLAGKRIVVTAAAGAGIGSATVVRCLEEGAELVVLGDTHAGRLAQAQEELGARFGENRVRTRVCDVTKEDDVAALLDLGEDGGPIDAMINNAGLGGSASILEMTDEQWDTVLAVTLTGTFRCVRAAGRRMVAAGGGGVIVNNASVIGWRAQRDQAHYAAAKAGVMALTRSAAMDLAAHGIRVNAVSPSLAMHPFLEKVTSPELLEQLKAREAFGRAAEPWEVANVIVFLASGYSSYMTGEVVSVSSQHA comes from the coding sequence ATGAGCGCGAGCGCACCCCCTCCCTACGTCCCCGGTCACGAGCTCCTCGCGGGCAAGCGGATCGTCGTCACGGCGGCGGCCGGCGCCGGAATCGGCTCGGCCACGGTCGTGCGCTGCCTCGAGGAGGGGGCGGAGCTGGTCGTCCTCGGCGACACGCACGCGGGCCGGCTCGCACAGGCGCAGGAGGAGCTGGGTGCGCGTTTCGGTGAGAACCGGGTGCGCACGCGCGTCTGCGACGTGACGAAGGAGGACGACGTCGCCGCCCTGCTCGACCTCGGCGAGGACGGCGGGCCCATCGACGCGATGATCAACAACGCCGGGCTGGGCGGTTCGGCCTCGATCCTGGAGATGACCGACGAGCAGTGGGACACGGTACTCGCGGTGACGCTCACGGGCACCTTCCGCTGCGTGCGGGCGGCCGGTCGCCGCATGGTCGCGGCCGGCGGCGGCGGGGTGATCGTCAACAACGCCTCCGTCATCGGCTGGCGGGCCCAGCGCGATCAGGCGCACTACGCCGCGGCGAAGGCGGGTGTGATGGCGCTCACGCGCAGCGCCGCGATGGATCTCGCCGCGCACGGCATCCGCGTCAACGCCGTGTCACCGAGCCTCGCGATGCATCCGTTCCTCGAGAAGGTCACCTCGCCCGAGCTGCTCGAGCAGCTGAAGGCGCGGGAGGCGTTCGGGCGGGCTGCCGAGCCGTGGGAGGTCGCGAACGTCATCGTCTTCCTCGCCAGCGGCTATTCGTCCTACATGACGGGCGAAGTCGTCTCCGTCAGCAGCCAGCACGCGTGA
- a CDS encoding acyl-CoA dehydrogenase family protein produces MRFLPTDEQVAFGEAIDEIVTDHGGADIAQQWAAGDSAAGLSLWRTFAEMGLTGLRVSEADGGFGGSLGDLVVVFERLGYHGAPGPYLESVSLLPALVDPETRRDLAGGAIGTASVAGIAPAALDADVATHLFALDGDTIRRATIARSVDSLAPTRRLSLLAPEGETRDLPAGMRHRALNEASLAAAALLLGSGERLLREAVAYAGLREQFGRPIGEFQALKHQLADVRVALTFARPLLWNAALEAADGDGDRAVSAAKVAASDAARLAARIALQVHGAIGYTAEHHLRIWLGLAPALAGVWGTPAAHRARIARTLLSSDTI; encoded by the coding sequence ATGCGGTTCCTGCCCACAGACGAGCAAGTCGCCTTCGGCGAGGCGATCGATGAGATCGTCACCGACCACGGCGGCGCCGACATCGCCCAGCAGTGGGCGGCCGGCGACAGCGCCGCCGGCCTGAGCCTCTGGCGCACGTTCGCGGAGATGGGACTCACCGGCCTGCGCGTCAGCGAGGCGGACGGCGGGTTCGGGGGGTCGCTCGGCGATCTCGTCGTCGTCTTCGAGCGGTTGGGGTACCACGGAGCCCCCGGCCCGTACCTGGAGTCGGTCTCCCTGCTTCCCGCCCTCGTCGACCCCGAGACGCGGCGGGACCTCGCCGGCGGCGCCATCGGCACCGCGAGCGTGGCGGGCATCGCCCCGGCGGCGCTCGACGCCGACGTCGCGACGCACCTGTTCGCCCTCGATGGCGACACGATCCGTCGCGCGACGATCGCGCGGAGCGTCGACTCGCTCGCCCCCACGCGCCGGCTGTCCCTCCTCGCTCCCGAGGGTGAGACGCGCGACCTCCCGGCCGGGATGCGACACCGCGCACTCAACGAGGCGAGCCTGGCCGCGGCCGCGCTCCTCCTCGGCAGCGGCGAGCGCCTGCTGCGCGAAGCGGTCGCCTACGCGGGGCTGCGCGAGCAGTTCGGCCGCCCCATAGGCGAGTTCCAGGCACTCAAGCATCAGCTGGCGGACGTGCGCGTCGCCTTGACCTTCGCACGCCCGCTGCTGTGGAACGCCGCGCTGGAGGCAGCGGACGGCGACGGCGACCGCGCGGTCTCGGCCGCGAAGGTGGCCGCGTCCGACGCCGCACGCCTCGCCGCCCGCATCGCGCTGCAGGTGCACGGCGCGATCGGCTACACCGCGGAGCACCATCTGCGGATCTGGCTGGGCCTCGCGCCCGCCCTCGCCGGCGTCTGGGGGACCCCCGCGGCCCACCGGGCCCGCATCGCCCGCACCCTCCTCTCCTCCGACACGATCTGA